In the genome of Lathyrus oleraceus cultivar Zhongwan6 chromosome 4, CAAS_Psat_ZW6_1.0, whole genome shotgun sequence, the window ccaatgttagggtttgcttgagctgaaagtgtgtgagtcagaatgaacctttcagagttgcctggaggttgctgcagattaattctcactctctctttctaggtttctctccaggttttgtccagggttttgtttcaatgaaaactctagtacttatagcctaatattggtagcttagtgggcttttgagagaggtcctagtctgagattttttcttttatttatttatttaatttttttttttcgttatttttttttcgttttttcgttttgtttttttttgttttttttttgtttttgcataacatgtgggcttcagctagcgagcatgacagctcatgaacaaacctttgctccttcaagattaacgttttgactgacgaatagacccctgttggaagtaactcaagtctttcccttgtgttgactgatcatctaaatagaacccacaaagtgtcctggatgatgttcaagcttcttaGAGCTAATCCTGATTGAcaagatgaaatgcaatgtatctaatgttaaatgacctaaaaaatgaatgcgtgaataaggagggcaaatttttgGGTGTTACAGTAACGGTTAGTAGAAATGCAAAAAAACAGGCAAGCCTTGTGATTATCAGCTATTAACGTTTGACCGGACCAGACAATGTCGGTGTCATGAGATATTAGAGGCTTCGGGACCATCTGGCTTAGGCCAAATTGACGAGCCATAAGGTTCGGTTGGTAACTCATGAAACCGAACCCCTTTGACCCTGGTTCAATCCTGTATGACAGCAAGGTAGAAGTTAGGAAAGCCCTCTATATCGCGTTTGACTGAGCTGCAGTTTGTGGGGAGCTACCGAGAAAGGGATCTTTTAACCATTTGGGGCCGAAGTTTCTATCAGTAAATGGCGCCATACGAGGAGCAAATTTGTCCGCTTCGATGAACATATTCAAATATTTCATGAAGATACTGGTGTTTGGAGTCTCCTGACAGGTCGTCAAAACCAACCTGGCTCCTTCGATCAGTCGATCTTCGTTCAGTCGCATAAGACGCTCCGACATTGTGTATCCTAATTGATACTCAAAGGTAGCGTTTAACCACTGTTGCAAGAGCCACAAAGGACCCGACAGGTTCAGGGCCTTAGGTGTGTTGGCAAGGAGCTTCAATTTCAAGGTTGCCAACCCCATGGCCTAGTACAAAGAAGGCAGTAGTAATTTACCTAACAATACCCGTCGACACTCATGAATCTGGATCGCCAAAACAATATAACTTTTTTCTATCTGCAGGGACCCAGGACAGAAGATGTAGTATAAGAGCCACAAGGTAAGAAAGGCTATGTGCTCCTCGTCGGACACTTCGACAGAGTCCTTATTATGCTGGTCTTCGATATAGTTCATAAGGCTGGCCCGACCAAACGTGAAAGTGTTTTCCGTTGAAAGGGTTGGATCAAAGGTTTCCCCCAGAGGCGATAGGCCGGTGATCGCCGCCATGTCGAAGAGAGTGGATGTCAACATCCCACAAGGCAACTGGAAGGTGTTAGTCGAGCCTTCCAGAAGTATAGGGACACGATCAATCGCCAATTCTccttgttttctgacactcattcgacACATTTGTAAGAAATCAGTAACACATTAGTTcacttttgttttgttttgtttagtTATTTATATGTTTAGTATTGTTGTCTCTATTTGTTGAGTATATGTTATATGCATTATCATATCCCATTTTATATCCTTTTGTGGTAGTTCTTTTGGTTTCAGGTATAAACAAGTGCACTGAAGGGATAAACAAGCAAAACAGGCATTCCGGGCTCGACATAGGAAGAAAAAATGGACTTACAGTagccctgacacggccacccgtgttgaCCAACACAGGCCGTGTCAGGAGAAGAGGCTGAGAAATGGAAAACAGGGAGCTAACACAGATGTCCATGTCAGCCTCCCTGAAGGGCGTGTCAATGCTGAAGTTTGCCCAGAAGCCAACACGGCCAGGCATGTTGCTTGACACGACCAGTGTTAGCTTGGACACTTGAACTTCCAAATTTTTGCTGTTTTTGGCACGACTtatcccggagggcattttggacttttaCGCAAGGAAAATTGTCATCAGGAACTATTTACAATGGATTTGAATATGGAGAGATGGAATTTTTACACGAGAGAGAATTGGAAACGATCAAGATTGAAGAAGTGACAAGAAGTAAAGAACGAGGATCCTTCAAGAGCGGACGCGATTGAAGATCAACAGAATTCTGACctttttgtaatgtctcaattttaCTTTGAATCTGGTTTGAATAATATGATAGGATAAATCCCCCAATGCcaggggggtgtccctgaattgatcatgtaatgaATCTGATGTTTGATTTCCATAAATATATgatattttatttcaatttcaCTGTATGATTTGCATAATACTTTCTTTTTGGCAAAAATTAAGATTGATGCATGGTTAACGATTAGCAGGACTGCAATGGTTAAGGTTCTCATACAGTAAAACCATAGTAGagatcacctaggactagggataccctatgcTCCCGTTTACCTTAGCGGAAGAAGCTGAAGAATGGTTTTATTCTTTACCTGCCGGTAGCATCACAACTCGGGAAGAAATGAAAAAGGCATTCCTGAATTAGTATTTTCCAGTGTCGTTATTTCTGCGGaagaggtatgaaattctgaattttaagcagagggacggggaaactttgggagacgcttataagagattcaagagagtcctggtagcctgcccaactcataatatggatgcTACTGAACATatgcagatgtttgtgaatggTCTAAAAATAAAGACCAAACAGCTAATTGATACCGCAGCCGGTGGttccacaaatttttcaacagccaccgatatcaagaagatcattgaagcTATTGCTGCTAGTGAGCATATGGAGTTGTACGATAGGTGTCAAAGCAAACCAGAAGGGGTGATAGATTTAAAGCTGGAAACTGCAAAAACCCGTATTGAAGATACTATAGCTGCTGAAGTTAAGAAAAAGTTGAAGGCGATGAATATAGGTACACGACAGGTGGCACAAATCCAACCAACCCCTACTATTTTTGTGAAATCTGTAACGGTCCACACCAAACTCTATATTGTTTTGCAATTCCTCAACAAGTGAAGGAGATcaaatttttgaagcagaataatccttattctaacacgtacaatccgggttggaagaatcatcccgACATCTCCTGGAAAGACCAAAAAGCGACCGCCCCTCAACATGGTCAGtaccaaactcaatatcaacaacatcaGCAGCAACAAATGCCTAAGAAAGCTGGGTGGGAGATTTCCATTGAAAGAATGGTAGCTCATCATGTtcaatttcaagaagaaaccCAGAACTATCAGAAAAACACCATAGCttccataaaaaatcttgaagtccAGATGCGTCAAATCGCTCAACAAATAACATCAagttctcaagcacaaggtgTTCTACCTAGTGCAACTGTGCCCAATCCTAGAGAGCATCATAACGTGAGCACTGTGACAACACGGAGTGGTAAATCTGAGGAAGTTATTGAGGAAgtggatgaagaggaagaccAATTGATCGAAGTGGACCTTGAGATCAAATAAAATGAAGTTGTTAGAGAAGAAGTGGTAGCACCGAAACCGATTGTGAAAGAAACAGTCATTGAGCCCAAGCCGGCTGTTAAGCTCCCATTCCCCACGAGAAACAAGAAAAAAGGACAAcatgagaaaaatttcaaaaaattctTAGAGTTTTTCAAGAAGTTGGAGATTAACATTCCTTTGTTGGaggcacttgaacaaatgcctacttatgccaagttcatgaaggacatcaTTTCGAATAAGCGTACCACCAACACTAACCCGATCATTTTAACTGAAACTTatagtgctattttgcagggtatgaagattccgaTAAAGAAGGAAGATCGAGGAGCTGTCACCATCACGTGTACTATTGGAGATAGGTCGTTCAACAAAGCTCTTATTGATAtgggagctagtgtgagtctcatgacattatccatttacaagaagcTTGGTATAGGGGCGGTGCAAGATACCAGGATAACACTCCAATTCGAAGATCATTCGGTCAAGAAACCGTATGGTATTGTTAAAGATGTCCTGGtgaaaattgacaagtttgtatTTTCGGTCGATTTTGTAATTCTAGAGATGTCGGAAAATGAAGAGATCCCTCTCATTCTTGGTAGACCCCTTTTTGGAGACGGGAAGATGTGTAATCAACATAGGAGAAGGAACCATGACGTTGAAGGTTTATGATGAGGAAGTGAAAATCAATGTTCGAAACACCATGAAAGACAAAGAAGATATTTGCACCAATCACATTATAGAGGTTCTGAAACAGGTGACGACATATGATGGCCCTTTGAATACACCACTGGCACCTTTGAAAAGAGTGTTGAGCTTGTCCAAGTCCGACATGGAAAAAGAAAAGGACAACGGGGACCCTCAAGTGCTAGCCTTGCTGGATACGCAAACCCCGTGGAAAGGATCTCAACCACACCGGTGGGAGGATATAAGCTCACCTCACTCTAATAAGGAGGGTGAAGAAGCAAAGAAAAGAAAGGAATTGAAACAACTTCCGGAAAACCTCAAAGATGTGTTTTTAGACTCTAAAGGAAAATGTCATGCTACTGCAAAGGCGGTGAAGTTGTGGGACACAGGTCTTATATATCATGTTCCTGACAATACCAGACCACAGAGAAAATAGTTTGTCGAGGGACAGCTGGTGCTCTTGTTCAACTCCAGATTAAAACTTTTTCCAAGAAAGTTGAAATCTAGGTGGTTGGGTCCATTTTTGGTTCACAAAGTGTTCCCCCATGGAGCGATCGAACTGAAAATCCAAATAATGGGGACACCTTCAAAGTAAATGGACAACGGTTGAAGCACTACTATCAAGGACTGGAAAGTGGTCTGATTGAGAATGTTCATCTCCAAGGATGAGGGAGACGAACGTCGAGCCATGCGACATTAAACGCAacgcttcgtgggaggcaacccgCGCAGTTTTCATCTAACTATTTTCATGTTTGGTGTGTTTACAGGTTCACTCGTAGGTTCGCGGTTACATCATGCAGTTCGGAAGATAAGGGTTGATTAAGATGGTCGGACACCAGAAGAACAATGATAAATCTGAAAATAGTGAAAAAGTCAGAAAATTTTGGAAAAACAGGGCCCTGACACGGGggcccgtgtcacctgacacggcccgtgtcaagAAAGGAAGCAAAACCAAAATTTATAGTAGGctgacacggtcgcccgtgtcagttgacacgacccgtgtcagccCTACTGAGCCAAGCCTCCAATtacagtggcctgacacggccgcctGCGTCATATGACATGACCCGTGTCAGGCCCAACGaccatatttttcaaattttggaTTTTTGTGTTTTGTGGACCCCAACTGAACTTTTCACCACTTAAACACATTTTACCCACTATCCACCAATAAATTCTGATTTTTCTTACTCTCTCTCTTTTATTACTTCATTATCTTTCTCCTTCCTCACACTTTCTCCATATTCCTCCATTACCTAGCTCACAAAAAGCTCCAAACTTTACCGCCATTTCCAGTCGAAATTGCCGCCACCCTTCACGAAAGTTGTTCTACTCGCCATCCTCTACAAAGCTACGGTAATCTTTTTTCATTTTCCTTAAAATTTTTTGGGTATAATTTGTATTTCAGGAAACAAAAATGCCGCCAAAAAGAACCTCCAAAGGGAAGCAAGCAGACGCAGAATCATCCCGTCCAAGGAAACGGACAATCCTTCATCCAAATTCACATGACATAATTTTTGATAACTCGGAGCATGAACGGAGGTACACATCTCATGTCAAACGGAAAATCACT includes:
- the LOC127137411 gene encoding uncharacterized protein LOC127137411, which translates into the protein MDATEHMQMFVNGLKIKTKQLIDTAAGGSTNFSTATDIKKIIEAIAASEHMELYDRCQSKPEGVIDLKLETAKTRIEDTIAAEVKKKLKAMNIGTRQVAQIQPTPTIFVKSNHPDISWKDQKATAPQHGQYQTQYQQHQQQQMPKKAGWEISIERMVAHHVQFQEETQNYQKNTIASIKNLEVQMRQIAQQITSSSQAQGVLPSATVPNPREHHNVSTVTTRSVVREEVVAPKPIVKETVIEPKPAVKLPFPTRNKKKGQHEKNFKKFLEFFKKLEINIPLLEALEQMPTYAKFMKDIISNKRTTNTNPIILTETYSAILQGMKIPIKKEDRGAVTITCTIGDRSFNKALIDMGASVSLMTLSIYKKLGIGAVQDTRITLQFEDHSVKKPYGIVKDVLVKIDKFVFSVDFVILEMSENEEIPLILGRPLFGDGKMCNQHRRRNHDVEGL